From the Bacteroidia bacterium genome, one window contains:
- the bshB1 gene encoding bacillithiol biosynthesis deacetylase BshB1, translated as MTGTVDVLAFSPHPDDAELYCSGTLLLLKDKGFRTAIADLTLGELSTRGTLESRAAETAEATRLLQLDARVNLRLPDGAIANTEEQRIEIIRVLRTLRPRTVFLPYPEDRHPDHVHASALVKDALFLSGLVKLRTQDVEGNEQTAWRPPAAYYYMLTRDFEPTIIVDVSAAQERKLAAIRAYATQFFTGAGDDGTQTYISTPEFLHGLLGRSQRLGFLVGGQYGEGFLPLQPRRFEAEWLLS; from the coding sequence ATGACAGGCACCGTGGACGTTCTCGCCTTTTCCCCGCACCCGGACGATGCGGAGCTCTACTGCTCCGGCACCCTGCTGCTGCTCAAGGACAAGGGTTTCCGCACCGCCATCGCGGATCTCACGCTCGGCGAGTTGAGCACACGCGGCACGCTGGAGAGCCGCGCCGCCGAAACCGCGGAGGCCACCCGTCTTCTGCAACTCGACGCCCGCGTCAATCTCCGCTTACCCGATGGCGCAATCGCCAATACCGAAGAGCAGCGCATTGAAATCATTCGCGTTCTGCGCACGCTGCGGCCCCGGACTGTCTTTCTGCCCTATCCCGAAGACCGGCATCCCGACCACGTGCACGCTTCCGCGCTGGTCAAGGACGCGCTGTTTCTTTCAGGACTGGTGAAATTGCGGACACAGGACGTTGAAGGAAACGAGCAGACCGCCTGGCGTCCCCCCGCCGCATACTACTACATGCTCACACGTGATTTCGAGCCCACCATCATCGTGGATGTGAGTGCCGCGCAGGAGCGCAAGCTCGCGGCCATACGCGCCTACGCCACGCAGTTTTTTACAGGCGCGGGCGACGACGGGACGCAGACCTACATCAGTACGCCGGAATTCCTGCACGGTTTGCTCGGCCGTTCGCAGCGTCTCGGTTTTCTTGTCGGGGGGCAATACGGCGAGGGCTTCCTGCCGCTGCAGCCGCGGCGCTTCGAGGCCGAGTGGCTGCTCAGCTAA